The Deltaproteobacteria bacterium genome includes a window with the following:
- a CDS encoding SDR family oxidoreductase translates to MELGLKGKVAIITGGSEGIGKAVALTLAREGVKVAICARRPDVLESAATEIRRLSGGEVFAQPVDVTKRDEIEKFIASVAQKFGRIDILVNNAGKSAAKKFEDVNEAEWDEDLNLKLRAAIWCCQCVIPHLRKVGGGRIINVTHPGGKAPTARSLPTSVSRAAGIALTKALSRDYAAENILVNTVCLTNIKSAQTERYWRAGGAQGTIDEFHVKMGKTVPLQRLGEPEEVGALVAFLVSEQARFITGTAVNIDGGFSAVV, encoded by the coding sequence ATGGAACTCGGGCTCAAAGGAAAAGTAGCCATTATCACGGGTGGAAGCGAAGGCATCGGCAAGGCTGTGGCGCTGACGTTGGCGCGTGAGGGTGTCAAGGTCGCAATCTGTGCGCGACGACCAGATGTATTGGAAAGTGCGGCAACAGAAATCCGGCGTTTGAGTGGTGGTGAAGTGTTCGCTCAACCTGTCGATGTCACCAAACGTGACGAAATTGAAAAATTCATCGCGAGTGTGGCGCAGAAGTTTGGGCGTATCGATATTCTGGTGAACAACGCCGGCAAATCGGCGGCAAAGAAGTTTGAGGACGTCAATGAAGCTGAATGGGACGAAGATCTGAATCTCAAACTACGGGCGGCGATCTGGTGTTGTCAATGTGTGATTCCGCACCTACGTAAAGTCGGTGGTGGTCGCATCATCAATGTCACTCACCCAGGCGGCAAGGCCCCAACCGCGCGATCGTTACCGACCTCGGTAAGTCGCGCGGCTGGTATCGCGCTGACCAAGGCTCTGTCCCGTGATTACGCGGCGGAGAATATCTTGGTGAACACGGTGTGCCTCACTAACATCAAGAGCGCCCAGACCGAACGTTACTGGCGTGCGGGTGGTGCGCAAGGCACGATTGATGAGTTTCACGTGAAGATGGGAAAAACCGTGCCGCTGCAAAGACTCGGTGAACCGGAAGAAGTCGGGGCGCTAGTGGCTTTTCTGGTCTCTGAACAAGCGCGGTTCATTACCGGCACAGCGGTCAATATTGACGGCGGGTTCTCGGCGGTGGTGTAG